A window of the Salvelinus alpinus chromosome 25, SLU_Salpinus.1, whole genome shotgun sequence genome harbors these coding sequences:
- the LOC139553406 gene encoding uncharacterized protein → MCVCVCVCVCRLNMNGPKRTWQQVKIKYKNILQNAVKKNTHRQGTGGGSPKADLTPAEDMALELNKGRPVLEGIPGGKETSIGSSQDATRFIQVSGSTVFLLEPPAQAPDDADPGEGPSAAATAHDGDDDEEETISLDSRRHEDPDAIQWENQPGNISSQAIRKLYGNHLRRQIELADIDIQYKKKNMENLALESEIKKRTIRKLDLEIKKLERELQEDDTAQNKN, encoded by the exons atgtgtgtgtgtgtgtgtgtgtgtgtgtgtagattaaacatgaacgggccaaaacggacatggcagcaggtcaaaatcaaatacaagaacattctgcagaatg cagtgaaaaagaatacccacagacaaggcacgggtggtgggtcaccaaaggctgaccttaccccagcagaggacatggccttggagctaaataaaggcaggcccgtcttagaggggatccctggggggaaagagacgagcataggttcctcccaagatgccacccgcttcattcaag tgtctggcagcactgtgttcctgttagagccaccagcacaagcaccagacgatgctgatcca ggtgaaggccccagtgcagcagcaacagcacatgatggagacgatgatgaggaggagaccatctctctggattccagaaggcatgag gacccagatgctatacagtgggaaaaccagcctggcaacata agctcacaagctatcagaaagttgtatggcaaccacctccggcgccaaatagaactggcagacatagacattcagtacaagaagaaaaatatggaaaatcttgcactggagtccgaaataaaaaagaggacaattaggaaactggaccttgaaataaaaaaacttgagagggag ctccaagaagatgacacagctcaaaataaaaattag
- the LOC139553407 gene encoding zinc finger protein 770-like: MHQCSGCQKGFPSGSKLQRHYLIHTGQKPFICLVCGKAFRQSVHLKKHSETHTGNYRNWSPPTDSLPHPISVPTNLDPSRKKSGHYLTTDTPLLPTVSFQRDGTMQRTLLEMYTTATEIKPQPELIPPADNGCFISQQSTLPSGHYFTNVILQDNMIGSDGMENSVWYTDNVHTCTVCLMCFSSSHQLERHLPVHSHPKPFECSICGKAFRLRVHLKMHSQIHERRPTGFKTIPMLGSQQSSSRGRMRVNHECPTCSKTFCSPSKLKRHFLTHTGQKPFSCEDCGKTFRQVSHLKTHLYASHNISNSQSGHTKQKRIDARNKNKEIELQCEISVSAPQHLDKLEAKSPLPVKVEPNTSGTSHFQCSICSKTFRSSIRRRQHYMMHKEVRPFQCRVCGRAFHLSTHLKRHQFSHKNLDESQNTSQVDDHRDAVSKTEHAYQNSDKGMTTPGTNDSKVFELDIIVKPEHWKLNFKVDKDFPVSTLQDSTATSYLETPVSGQTNSQCKKISQKTMNQPLNHQCLACLKSFPSPSKLQRHMLTHTGQRPFGCYTCGKRFRQPTHLRIHSRTHLWSRNGKQRYAQRSRPPSRRMTEYRGSPVGVQFQEKLPEKLNFDRNFHLNSPTKSQSGQGSAFTCGHNECNSKVLFQCSTSSLSKLRLPLQMPPETTLNQSGHLQLKNQAKPSAGKVHNDPFLSIGPELAVKGADATPVGNTSHTQHQCLLCFKYFPCASKLQRHNLVHTGLRPFRCLACGKTFRQATHLNVHERTHNKWRPFRPASRQGNRMKVRRQQQHQYSKVCVQVPVASSMKTTELLHLNGVNDWRPFQDNFEDNNQAEAQQNNNIVNTSKQSIQNKLHKRNNSRPINKVICVKRKAHLCTICQKGFDTPSKLSRHFLIHTGIRPFKCSFCTKTFRQPCHLRSHEQQTHENRTCSDVQENSRFWDHETLASAQGKTLRDMPQSYKDSSDHCSVTDEGLEHSSQTRDPSFVAKQDIPDDSMESGSRQSEDYWCTECHSHFLSPSELATHLNVHVQSNEIAGQTSLQPEMGGHMDVQTNRVIADADSHNVIQNERLDHYWCETIHTPFQSFEMERDLQVHKCVSRNLIEFTQSSPYQCAICFKDFKTPSKLQRHYVTHTGERPFQCKVCEKTFTQASHLKTHQRTHK; encoded by the coding sequence ATGCATCAGTGCTCCGGTTGTCAGAAGGGTTTCCCGAGTGGCTCTAAACTCCAGAGACACTATCTCATACACACAGGCCAGAAGCCATTTATCTGTTTGGTTTGTGGAAAAGCCTTTAGACAATCTGTACATTTAAAGAAGCACTCTGAGACTCACACAGGGAATTACCGCAATTGGAGTCCACCCACAGACAGTTTGCCACATCCCATATCAGTACCTACAAACCTTGATCCATCTCGTAAGAAATCAGGACATTATTTGACTACCGATACCCCACTGTTGCCTACAGTCTCTTTTCAAAGAGATGGGACCATGCAGAGGACATTACTAGAGATGTACACTACAGCCACAGAGATCAAACCGCAACCTGAACTAATCCCACCTGCTGATAATGGTTGCTTTATCAGCCAACAAAGCACTCTACCAAGTGGACATTATTTCACAAATGTAATACTGCAAGATAACATGATCGGCTCTGATGGAATGGAGAACAGTGTGTGGTACACAGACAATGTCCACACATGTACAGTCTGCCTAATGTGTTTTAGTTCGTCTCACCAGCTTGAGAGGCACTTACCAGTTCACAGTCATCCAAAACCATTTGAGTGTAGCATTTGTGGGAAGGCCTTCAGACTAAGGGTACATTTGAAAATGCACTCTCAAATACATGAACGTAGACCTACTGGGTTTAAGACTATCCCCATGCTAGGGTCTCAGCAGAGCTCTTCTAGAGGTAGAATGAGGGTGAACCACGAATGTCCAACCTGTTCAAAAACGTTCTGTTCTCCATCCAAACTAAAGCGTCATTTTCTTACTCACACTGGCCAGAAGCCCTTTTCCTGTGAGGACTGCGGGAAAACATTCAGGCAGGTGTCACACCTGAAAACCCACCTATATGCCTCACATAATATATCAAATTCCCAAAGTGGGCATACCAAACAAAAACGAATAGATGCTAGAAACAAAAATAAAGAGATCGAGCTACAGTGTGAAATAAGTGTCAGTGCTCCACAGCACCTGGACAAGTTGGAAGCAAAGTCTCCTCTTCCTGTCAAAGTGGAGCCGAATACCAGTGGTACCAGTCACTTTCAGTGTAGCATTTGCTCGAAGACATTCAGAAGTTCAATTAGACGCAGGCAGCATTACATGATGCATAAAGAAGTAAGACCCTTTCAGTGCCGTGTCTGTGGCAGAGCCTTCCATCTTTCAACCCATTTAAAGAGGCACCAATTCAGCCATAAGAACTTAGATGAATCTCAGAACACAAGTCAGGTGGATGATCACAGGGATGCTGTGTCGAAGACAGAACATGCATACCAGAATTCAGACAAAGGGATGACTACTCCAGGGACTAATGATTCGAAAGTATTTGAGCTTGATATTATTGTTAAACCAGAGCACTGGAAGCTGAATTTCAAAGTTGATAAAGACTTTCCAGTTTCCACTCTGCAGGACTCAACTGCAACATCTTACCTGGAGACACCGGTATCTGGTCAAACCAACAGCCAATGTAAGAAGATCAGCCAGAAAACAATGAATCAGCCACTGAACCATCAATGTCTAGCATGCCTTAAAAGTTTCCCTTCTCCATCCAAACTGCAGCGGCATATGTTGACCCATACTGGTCAGAGACCGTTTGGGTGCTACACATGTGGGAAGAGGTTTCGCCAGCCAACACATTTAAGGATCCACTCCCGCACTCATCTGTGGTCCAGAAATGGCAAGCAAAGATATGCTCAGCGTTCTAGACCTCCATCACGTCGTATGACTGAGTACAGAGGGTCTCCAGTGGGTGTCCAATTTCAGGAAAAGCTTCCCGAAAAGCTCAATTTTGATAGGAACTTTCACCTTAACTCCCCTACAAAGAGTCAGTCAGGTCAAGGCAGTGCTTTTACATGTGGACACAATGAATGCAATAGTAAAGTGCTGTTTCAGTGTTCAACATCCTCGCTATCCAAGCTTCGGCTCCCTCTCCAAATGCCACCAGAAACAACACTGAATCAAAGTGGCCACTTACAATTGAAAAATCAGGCAAAACCTTCAGCAGGAAAAGTTCACAATGACCCTTTCCTGAGTATAGGTCCTGAATTGGCTGTAAAAGGTGCTGATGCCACCCCTGTGGGGAATACAAGCCATACCCAACACCAGTGTTTGCTGTGTTTCAAATATTTCCCATGTGCCTCTAAACTACAAAGACACAACCTTGTACACACTGGCTTGAGACCTTTCCGATGCCTGGCATGTGGAAAAACATTCAGACAGGCCACACACCTCAATGTCCACGAGCGAACTCACAACAAGTGGAGACCCTTCAGGCCTGCCTCTCGACAGGGAAATAGAATGAAAGTAAGAAGGCAGCAACAACATCAGTACTCTAAAGTCTGTGTTCAAGTTCCTGTGGCGAGTTCTATGAAAACAACAGAGCTGTTACATTTGAATGGTGTGAATGACTGGAGACCATTCCAGGACAATTTTGAGGATAATAATCAAGCAGAGGcacaacagaacaacaacatagTCAACACTTCTAAACAATCCATACAAAACAAGTTGCACAAGCGCAACAACTCCAGGCCTATAAACAAAGTGATCTGTGTTAAAAGAAAAGCACACCTGTGCACAATTTGCCAGAAGGGCTTTGACACTCCAAGCAAACTATCCAGACACTTTCTCATACACACTGGCATAAGACCATTCAAATGCAGTTTCTGCACTAAAACTTTCAGACAGCCTTGCCACTTGAGAAGCCATGAACAACAAACACATGAGAATAGAACATGTAGTGATGTCCAGGAAAACAGCAGGTTTTGGGACCATGAAACTCTTGCCTCTGCTCAAGGAAAGACACTGAGAGACATGCCACAGTCCTACAAAGACAGTTCTGATCACTGCTCAGTCACTGATGAGGGGTTAGAACATTCTTCACAGACAAGAGACCCAAGCTTTGTGGCAAAACAAGACATACCAGATGATAGTATGGAATCTGGGAGTAGACAAAGTGAGGACTATTGGTGCACTGAGTGTCACAGTCACTTCTTGTCCCCATCTGAGCTTGCTACTCATCTAAATGTTCATGTCCAAAGCAATGAGATTGCAGGTCAGACTTCATTGCAACCGGAAATGGGGGGACACATGGATGTTCAAACCAATCGAGTCATAGCAGATGCAGACAGCCATAATGTTATCCAAAATGAGAGGCTTGATCATTACTGGTGTGAAACAATTCACACGCCATTTCAGTCTTTTGAAATGGAAAGGGATCTTCAGGTCCATAAATGTGTCTCAAGAAATCTAATTGAGTTTACTCAGTCAAGCCCATATCAGTGTGCAATTTGCTTCAAGGATTTCAAGACTCCCTCCAAACTCCAGAGACATTATGTCACCCACACAGGAGAGAGGCCATTCCAGTGTAAAGTGTGTGAGAAGACTTTCACACAAGCGTCTCATCTAAAAACACACCAACGCACACACAAGTAA